From the Jeongeupia sp. HS-3 genome, the window AGTGCCTTGTCGATCGCTGCCTTGAATGCGGGGTTGCCCTTGGCAAACGGGATGCCCGATTTCGACAGCTCGCCGACCGGCGCACCGGCCTTGACCGGCAGTTTCGATTCCTTGATCGCGAACGGAATCATCAGGCTGTCGTTGAGCGCGGCGTCGAGCCGGCCCTGCGCCAGATCCTGCAGATACTCGGGCGCGCCCGGATAGGTTTTTACTTCAACGCCGGCGACGGCCTTGGCCATGTCGGCGTAATTGGTGCCGAGGCCGAGACCGAGCTTCTTGCCCTTCAGATCGTCGAGCGAGGTGAACACGCGGGTCTCGTTCTTGCGCACGATCAGCTGGGCGCTGGAGATCGTGTACGGCGCCGAGAAGTCGAATACCTTCTGGCGTGCGTCGGTAATGCCGACCTGATTCAGCACGACGTCGAATTTGCCCGCCTGCAGCCCCGCGAGCAGGCCGCTCCATTCGCCGGTGGTGAAGTCCGGCTTCACATTGAGGCGCTTGGCGATTTCGCGGCCGAGCTCGACCTCGAAGCCGGTCAGTTGGCCCTGCTTGTCCTTGAAGTTGAACGGGGGGTAGCTGCCTTCAAGGGCGATTTTCAGCGCGCCACGGCTCTTCACGGTGTCGAGCAGGTCGGCGGCAAAGGCGGGGGCGGCGATCGCGGTGGCCAGCAGCAGCAGGGCAAGTTTTTTCATATGAAGATAACCTTTGGTTATTTTGATTTGATTTAACATAACCAAAATAACATACCGTCAATGTGCAGGCCATCAGGGTTATTCCCAGTCGGCGGCGGTGGCGGCCTATTGTGCCCAAGGCAATTGCCACATCACGCCAAGGCCCCAGCGCGGGGACTCGTTCGACAGCTGCTGCAGGCCGCCGCCGACGGTCAGCGCCTGCCCGCCGAAGGCAAAGCGCCGGCTCAGGGTCAGGTTGACCGGGGTATCCCAGTCGCCGCTGTAGCTGGTGTAGATGGTTTCGGCCTGCAGCCCGAGCGTTACGCCGTTCTCGAAGGTGTAATTGACGAAAGGCAGCAGCAGCGATTGCGGGTTGTCCTCGCGCAGTTCGTTGCCGATATAGCGGATGCGGCGGTTGCCGCTGAAGCCGACGACCAGCATCGGATCGCCGAAGAAGGTCAACCGCGCCGGATCGTATCTGGGCAGCAGGCTGCTGGCGGCCTTGCCGGCGAGCCAGACCCACGCCGGTGATGATTCGACCTCCGCGACCGGCGTGGTGATGCTGAAATCGAAGAATGGCGCGCTTTCATCGGCGTGGGCCACGGCGATCGTGGCTGCGAGCATTAGCCCGGCCACCTTTGCTTTTTTTGACATCGGCCCTCCCTTCGCGGCGCCGTACGCCCGATGCTGGGGTGAGTTTCCTTCATAGCCAGCCGGGCGGCAGGACAAGGGGTGCGGCGACGGGCGGTCATTTCCGCCGCGCTTGCCGCCGCAAGGTGTCGCACTATTACCACAGGCGGTTTGATGTTGCGCAAGGCGGCGAGGCCGGCGCAGGCGCAAAGTGGCGGTGTTATCCAATCGTCATTGATGGCTCTCCCATGCCGAACGGCCACAAGCTGCGTCGGTTAGAGCCTCGATCCGGCACCAGAGGAGTTCGACCATGGCTACTACCGCATTCTTTATCCCGACCGTTAACCTGATGGGCGCAGGCTGTCTGGCCGACGCGGCCAAGGCCGTCGGCTCGTATGGCTTCAAGAAGGCGCTGATCGTCACCGACAAGGGGCTGGTGTCGACCGGTCTGGTCGGCAAGGTGGCCGAAACCCTCGGCGCCGTCGGCGTGAGCAGCGTGGTGTTCGACGGTACGCATCCGAACCCGACCACCGGCAACGTCGAGGCCGGCCTCAAGCTCTTGAAGGAAAACGGTTGCGACTTCGTGATCTCGCTCGGCGGTGGTTCACCGCACGATTGCGCCAAGGGCATCGCGCTGGTCGCGGCCAACGGCGGCAAGATCGCCGATTACGAGGGCGTCGATCAATCGCCGAAGCCGCAGCTGCCGGTCGTGGCGATCAATACCACCGCCGGCACCGCCAGCGAGATGACGCGCTTCTGCATCATCACCGACGAGGCCCGCCACATCAAAATGGCCATTGTCGACAAGCACACCACGCCGATCCTGTCGGTGAACGATCCGGAAATGATGGCCGGCATGCCCAAGAGCCTGACCGCCGCCACCGGCATGGATGCGTTGACCCACGCGGTGGAAGCCTATGTATCGACCGCCGCCAATCCGATCACCGATGCCTGCGCACTGAAGGCCGTTGCGCTGATCAGCGACCATTTGCGCGATGCGGTGGCCAACGGCAAGAATATGCAGGCGCGCGAGCAGATGGCCTACGCGCAGTTCCTCGCCGGCATGGCGTTCAACAATGCCTCGCTTGGCTATGTGCATGCGATGGCGCACCAGCTTGGCGGCTTCTACGATCTGCCGCACGGCGTCTGCAATGCGGTGCTGCTGCCGCACGTGCAGGCGTACAACGCCAAGGTCGCCGCCGCCCGGCTCGGTGATGTGGCCGATGCGATGGGCGTCGACGTCGACGGCATGGACGACGCCCAAGCCGCGCAAGCCTGCCTCGCCGCGATTCGCCAGTTGGCCGCCGATGTTGGTATTCCGGCCGGGCTGACCGAGCTGGGCGTCAAGGAAGCCGACATCCCGACGCTGGCCACCAATGCGCTGAAGGATGCCTGCGGTTTCACCAACCCGCAGCAGGCCACGCACGATGAGATTTGCGCGATTTTCCGCGCAGCGCTGTAAAGAGGGGGAGGAGGCGAAGCCGTGGATGCTGGCCGGTGCGATACGCCGGCGCTATCCACAGAAGCGGCAAACCTGTTGTATCGCGCCGCAAGGCCATCGGGCCGGGGAGAGATCCCCGGCCTTTTTTATGGCTGGCGCTTGTTAGCGTTTGCCGATCAGCGTCACCCCGGCCATCACCACCGCGACACCGAGCCATTGCAGCGGGCTGAGGCTTTCATCGAGAATGCCCAGACTGAGGATGATGGTGATGATCGGGCCGATGCTGCCGGCCACGGCGGCGCGGCCGGCGCCGATGCGCGCCATCGCCGCCGCCATCATCCAGATCGGCAGTACCGTGGCCACCAGCGCGGTGATCAGCGCATAACCGTACACCGGCAAGGGCTGGGTCACGAGTGTCGATATCGGCCGGGTCAGCGCGAACTGGATGAACATCGCCACGCCCGACACCGTCAGCGCGGCCTCGGTAAAGCGCATCGAACCGATCCGCTTGATCACGCCAGGGCTGAACGTCAAATACAACGCGAAGGCAACGGTGCTGGCGACGATCCACGCGAGCCCGGCGATGTCGGCGTGCGCATCGGCGAGTCCGGGCGCAATCACCACGGTGATACCGATATAGGTGAGCACCAGCGCGCCTATCATGCGGCGGGTGATCGGCGTACCGAAGAACAGCGCCGACAGCAGCACCGTCAAGGTCGGATAGAGATAGAGCACCAGCCGCTCGATACTGGCGCTGACGGTGGTCAGGCCGATGAAATCGAACAGGCTGGCAAGGTAGTAACCGAGCAGCCCGAGCAGCAGCAGCCGGCCCAGATCGCTGCGCGAAATCGGCGTGACCGGTGCGGCCGATGCACGCCATTGGCGAAGCCCGCGCCACAGCACGATCAGCATCAGCGCAAAGCCGAGCCGCAGCGTCAGCAGCGTGACCGCATCGACGCCGTGGCGGTAGGCCAGTTTGACGAACACCGCCTTGGTGGCGAAACCGGTCGCCGACAAAAAGGCGAGCAGCAGGCCAAGCTGTTGCGGCGAGAGTCGTGATGCGTGGGGTGAAGCGGGCGGGGTATCGGGCATGGCGGTCATCCTCGGTTGGGGTGCCGCGATGGCCATCAAGACGAATCACACCGCGGCTGGGGGCTCGCGGTGGCAAAACGCTACCGCTGGGGGCGTGGTAGCCACCAGGCGGAAAGCACAAGAAGGGAGGTCGGGACGGCAGACATGCCGCCAAACTAGCAGCGGTTCGCTGCCGGCGTCAACGGCCGAAACAGGCGCTGGTAGTGGTATTGATCGTAGCTGACTCGGTCGGCGGCGATAAAGCCGAGCCGTTGATACAAGCGGCAGGCGCCGGTGTTGGCCGGATCGACCAGCAGCGACAGGCGGGTGCAGCCGCAGGTGATCGCCAGCGTTGCGATCGTGTCGAGCAACAAGGTGCCGACGCCCCGGCCGCGCCAAGCCGGCACGGTGGAGATCGATTCGATGTGATAGGCGTCGTCGGTCGATTCGCGCACGATCGAATCGCTGGAAAAGGTGGTTTCCAGTTCGCCCGGATAGGCGACGATCAGCCCGACGATTTCGCCATCATGTTCGGCGAGACGGGCAAAGCGGTAGCTGGCGAAGTAGTCGTCCTGCTGCACCCGGGCGATCAGTTCGTGTCGGGCCGCATCACGATCGGCCAGCCCGATCACGATGTCGAGCAATGCCGTATCGGCCAGCTCCAGCAGGGAGACGATGGTCGTGGCATCGCTTTTTCGGGCGGGGCGCAGGGTGATCGGCGACATGGTCGGAACCGATGGCGTAATGAGG encodes:
- a CDS encoding transporter substrate-binding domain-containing protein; this translates as MKKLALLLLATAIAAPAFAADLLDTVKSRGALKIALEGSYPPFNFKDKQGQLTGFEVELGREIAKRLNVKPDFTTGEWSGLLAGLQAGKFDVVLNQVGITDARQKVFDFSAPYTISSAQLIVRKNETRVFTSLDDLKGKKLGLGLGTNYADMAKAVAGVEVKTYPGAPEYLQDLAQGRLDAALNDSLMIPFAIKESKLPVKAGAPVGELSKSGIPFAKGNPAFKAAIDKALADIHKDGSFAKISKKWFGIDVSKPPKAK
- the yiaY gene encoding L-threonine dehydrogenase → MATTAFFIPTVNLMGAGCLADAAKAVGSYGFKKALIVTDKGLVSTGLVGKVAETLGAVGVSSVVFDGTHPNPTTGNVEAGLKLLKENGCDFVISLGGGSPHDCAKGIALVAANGGKIADYEGVDQSPKPQLPVVAINTTAGTASEMTRFCIITDEARHIKMAIVDKHTTPILSVNDPEMMAGMPKSLTAATGMDALTHAVEAYVSTAANPITDACALKAVALISDHLRDAVANGKNMQAREQMAYAQFLAGMAFNNASLGYVHAMAHQLGGFYDLPHGVCNAVLLPHVQAYNAKVAAARLGDVADAMGVDVDGMDDAQAAQACLAAIRQLAADVGIPAGLTELGVKEADIPTLATNALKDACGFTNPQQATHDEICAIFRAAL
- a CDS encoding DMT family transporter, with product MPDTPPASPHASRLSPQQLGLLLAFLSATGFATKAVFVKLAYRHGVDAVTLLTLRLGFALMLIVLWRGLRQWRASAAPVTPISRSDLGRLLLLGLLGYYLASLFDFIGLTTVSASIERLVLYLYPTLTVLLSALFFGTPITRRMIGALVLTYIGITVVIAPGLADAHADIAGLAWIVASTVAFALYLTFSPGVIKRIGSMRFTEAALTVSGVAMFIQFALTRPISTLVTQPLPVYGYALITALVATVLPIWMMAAAMARIGAGRAAVAGSIGPIITIILSLGILDESLSPLQWLGVAVVMAGVTLIGKR
- a CDS encoding GNAT family N-acetyltransferase produces the protein MSPITLRPARKSDATTIVSLLELADTALLDIVIGLADRDAARHELIARVQQDDYFASYRFARLAEHDGEIVGLIVAYPGELETTFSSDSIVRESTDDAYHIESISTVPAWRGRGVGTLLLDTIATLAITCGCTRLSLLVDPANTGACRLYQRLGFIAADRVSYDQYHYQRLFRPLTPAANRC